One region of Populus trichocarpa isolate Nisqually-1 chromosome 4, P.trichocarpa_v4.1, whole genome shotgun sequence genomic DNA includes:
- the LOC18098170 gene encoding uncharacterized protein LOC18098170 has translation MEECMRKLALWHTRTFNPIMTHEELEPLMTTMGFVGLPPSSSSSWKEYAYMAKPPKYYKYCYDHSEEQSPVPPRPKLPYPKIDGLHLYTYQAFIDSVNLYLEMSNISDLFHVRGMPLSRNVDRDWKWRRMEEEETVFVYREGTLDQTTYHLYHLNKPSSGNGDDSVLIRDKGKNAPITCIVPLKDIIVV, from the exons ATGGAGGAGTGCATGAGAAAGCTAGCTTTATGGCACACTCGAACATTCAATCCCATTATGACTCACGAAGAGCTCGAGCCCCTCATGACTACCATGGGCTTCGTGGGGCTCCCTCCATCTTCCTCTTCGTCGTGGAAGGAGTACGCTTACATGGCTAAGCCGCCTAAATATTACAAATACTGCTACGATCACTCGGAGGAGCAGTCGCCAGTGCCACCGCGACCCAAGCTGCCTTACCCTAAGATAGATGGCCTCCACCTATATACTTACCAAGCTTTCATCGACTCCGTTAACCTCTACCTCGAGATGTCTAACATCTCCGATCTCTTCCACGTCAG ggGAATGCCGCTTTCTCGAAATGTGGATAGAGATTGGAAGTGGCGTCGAATGGAAGAAGAGGAGACTGTGTTTGTTTATAGAGAAGGGACTCTAGATCAAACGACTTACCATCTCTATCATTTGAACAAGCCAAGCAGTGGCAATGGCGATGATTCTGTGCTCATTCGTGACAAGGGCAAAAATGCTCCCATTACATGCATCGTCCCTTTGAAAGACATTATAGTTGTATGA